A window of Haloarcula taiwanensis genomic DNA:
CGTCCTCCCGCTGAACAGCCCCGACGGGCGGACGAGCAGCATGACGATCATCATAACGAACGCCGCGACCAGAAGGAAACTGGCCGGAATCCAGACGAGTGCGAGTCGGCTCACGATTCCGAGGATGACACCGCCGACCATTGCCCCGTAAATCGAACCGACACCGCCGAGGATGACCGCTGCGAACACCAGTAACAGCAGGTCCCATCCCATTGTTACTGTGAGCGTTCCCTGCTGTAATGCGATAAGAAAGCCTGCACACCCGGTAAGCCCGCCGCCGATACTCCAGGTGAGTTTGACGACGCGCTCTGTCGGGATGCCTGTGACTTTCGCGAGGTCTTTGTTCGCAGCCATTGCACGCATCGCGGTGCCGATTTTGGTGTACTGGAGCAGAACGTGGGTAGCAAGCATCAGGAGTGCGGCGACGACGACCAGCGTAATCTGGTGTCCGCCAAACGTGACACCCGCCAGAGTAAACTGGGGGACGTTTCCGCCTGTCAGTCCGCGGCTATCAGTCAGGAACGAATAGGTGATGAGATTACGAAGAAACAGTGCGACACCGACGCTGGCGATCATCAGCGTCACACCGTCGGCGCTACGCATCGGCCTGAACACGATTCGGTCCAGCAAGAGCGAAAGGGCAGCTGTCAGGACCGCAGCGACGAGTAAGCCAGCCAGCAGGGCCAGTGGGGTATTGACGACGTTTATTCCAAGTTCGTTCGAGCCGACTGCGATCGGGCCGCCGATGAGGACGAGCGCTTCGACGGAAAATTCACCTAGGCCGGCAATCAGAAACGCCGTCGCCCATCCGGCGAACGCACCGCTCGTAATCAAGTCTCCGTGGGCGAAGTTCGCGAAATTGAGGATGCTGTATGTCATTGAGAGGCCGACGCCAGCCAGTCCAAGCGACATCCCGAGTACCAGGCCGTTCCAGAGATAGCTCATGAGATCTGTGGCGGCAATCGTGCCAGTTTCTAACTGTCGAAAGATATCGAAGACGAGAAACACGCCGATAACCGCGAATAGAACGAGTACTGGGCGGTTGTACACTATATTCTGTCCACGGTTGTAGTAGTCTCGGGCCGCCATACGTTTGTGCTCTGTACCCAGTGTTAAAAATCTTGATGTAAAATCGTCATAGAATCCGAGAGAAGCGAAGCTGTGTCCCAATTTCTTGCTAACACCACACATGGCAACGAATAACAAAAGGGAGTCATGCTCTCTTTATCCAGCGGAGTTCTCTTGCAGGTGGCGTAGCAAGAGAGACACCGACACGGACGCAGACGCCCGCGACGAGAAATGTGACGCCGCTCGTCGGACGGGACAGTCAAGCACGAGTGCCAGCGGCACCCTACAGCGAATTCGTGACCGTTCGCATCACTTCCAGCGCCTCTTTCAGTTCAGCTGTACTCGTGGCATACGAAATTCGCGCCTGTCCCCGTCCACTCGGCCCAAACGCCTCGCCAGGGACCACGATGACATCGTTGTCCAGCACCTTCTGGGTCCACCCGTCTGGGACGTGAGGCATCGCGTAGAACGCCCCCTTCGGCACCGGCGTGTCGAGGCCGATATCCTCCAGCCCATCGAGGAGAACGTTTCGTCGTTCCTCGAAAGCAGACACCATCTCTCGAACCGGTTCCTGGGGGCCAGTAAGCGCCGCTTCGGCAGCGTACTGTGAGGGAGCGCTGGCACACGCCTGCACGTACTGGTGCACTCGAAGCATCCGCTCGATTCGCTCTGCACTGGCCGCTACCCAACCGAGCCGCCAGCCTGTCATCGAGTACGTTTTCGAGCACGCGCTGGCCTGGATTACCCTATCAGAGGTGGCAAATTCAGCCGGCGAATGGTGTTCACCGTCGAAGACAATCTTCTCGTAGACTTCATCGGAGAGGCAGATAAGCTCGTGTTCGTCCGCGATCCGCGCGAACTCTGCCATGTCTCGCTTCGATTGCACCGCGCCGGTAGGGTTCGCTGGACTGTTAACGATAAACAGCGACGTGTTCTCCGTGATGGCATCCTCAACGGCGGCGGGGTCGAGTGTCAGGTCGTCCCTGAGCTCGACCCGCTTTGGTTCGCCGCCGGCGAGTAAGACCAGTTGTTCATAGGCCAGAAATCCGGGGTCAGGGCAAAGCACTTCGTCGCCTGGCCGGACATGGGCCTCGATTGCAACGTGAATGGCCTCACTTGCCCCGGCAGTAGCAATGATGTTTTCGGGCGGGATGTCCTGCCCGTTGTCGGTGGCGTAGCGGTCACTAATAGCCGCTCTGAGTTCTGGAATCCCCTTGTTGGAGGTGTATGAATCACCCATCCCATCCTGAATCGCACTCACCGCTGCCTCCCGAGCGTGCTCTGGAGTGGGAAAATCAGGCTGGCCGAGACCCAGATTTATTGCGTCTTCGCCTGCCGCCTCGAAGACTTCACGGATGCCACTGATATCCATCGCTTCGACGCGTGCTGCGTACTGAGACATCAGTTCATGAGTATAACGGTATTTGATTATAGTCTTTCGGTTGTCTGACAATGACTATCGCACCAGTCCTGCCACAGAGACTGTGTATA
This region includes:
- a CDS encoding branched-chain amino acid ABC transporter permease; this translates as MAARDYYNRGQNIVYNRPVLVLFAVIGVFLVFDIFRQLETGTIAATDLMSYLWNGLVLGMSLGLAGVGLSMTYSILNFANFAHGDLITSGAFAGWATAFLIAGLGEFSVEALVLIGGPIAVGSNELGINVVNTPLALLAGLLVAAVLTAALSLLLDRIVFRPMRSADGVTLMIASVGVALFLRNLITYSFLTDSRGLTGGNVPQFTLAGVTFGGHQITLVVVAALLMLATHVLLQYTKIGTAMRAMAANKDLAKVTGIPTERVVKLTWSIGGGLTGCAGFLIALQQGTLTVTMGWDLLLLVFAAVILGGVGSIYGAMVGGVILGIVSRLALVWIPASFLLVAAFVMMIVMLLVRPSGLFSGRTTA
- a CDS encoding aspartate aminotransferase; translated protein: MSQYAARVEAMDISGIREVFEAAGEDAINLGLGQPDFPTPEHAREAAVSAIQDGMGDSYTSNKGIPELRAAISDRYATDNGQDIPPENIIATAGASEAIHVAIEAHVRPGDEVLCPDPGFLAYEQLVLLAGGEPKRVELRDDLTLDPAAVEDAITENTSLFIVNSPANPTGAVQSKRDMAEFARIADEHELICLSDEVYEKIVFDGEHHSPAEFATSDRVIQASACSKTYSMTGWRLGWVAASAERIERMLRVHQYVQACASAPSQYAAEAALTGPQEPVREMVSAFEERRNVLLDGLEDIGLDTPVPKGAFYAMPHVPDGWTQKVLDNDVIVVPGEAFGPSGRGQARISYATSTAELKEALEVMRTVTNSL